The region ccaaaaaaccttttccGCGCCCACCCTCCTTcgacataggcctaccaaaaatgtttgcccaccaCGGCCCCCTTTACATGCAAGGGGTCAAGCACGCTTGAACATGTTCCTATAAATGTTTTCCCACACCCGTTTTAGGGCGTAAAAGAAACGGTGACCAAAATATCTATGCCAAATCCCCCCCATTTACACATGCAAGATGTTGGGGAACCTTAATACTACTGGAGCAAGTTTGCATAAGGGCCGGGAATAAGGGccagtcatgatgcagtcatgtctacagtagaattcatctcgacctttgcaggacttaaaccccattaaaagctattaaaccaagataacactcattgaaacagctcaactgattaaatcggatcttctctggttgtgcacatgtgtctgttttcatgtgcgatatcgcaataaagctggtattatagcttcagttgggtaaccgattataaaggaaacgaaaggaaacaatggtatatgtgtacctttgttcacgaaatgagacaatggcctgctttttgtaaaccagcattcttgaaaatgagcaacataatgattgttgacctaacacggtttggaaataatttcttcatatttttggtgttatctgtcgtttacatatccttcctaaaacacaaaagtgcgaccctctccaaacacctaaattagctaaaaatttaggacatgttacaaaactatattgtctagaattttagaagagtacttttaatattggccggttatttttcacacagcgacgttaactaggcaatgtactattacctataacattaactaaaacaccaaagtacgaatatttccaaacatctaaattagctaaaaatttaggacatgttaaaaactatattttctagaactttagaagagtacttttaatattggccggttattttcacacagcgacgttaactagtcatatccccatacttttaacgtagggctatttgtagaggtcacgcgtcaatgggaaagagcactgtgtattgtgtataggaaaacggacagtaactgcagtatgtctgtGTATGGGGCGAATTTGTGTATGGGGCGGATTTGTCTATGAGGCGAGTCGTCCATGGTGTTCCGTAGTATTCTGACgtcattatatttttaaaatccGGTAtgtttacttccgggtttgaggTTGAGTAAGCTTATTTTTGAAtgatataatcatgatataatacaggCTCTGACTTTTTTCACGCTATTACATGTACTTCTGAACCACTGAAATTCAATCGGAATTTGATAGAAAAAGAAGAATCAGCATGGGGGATAGCGGATCAAAGGTAAGCCTATATTTATTCATAGACCTAGAGGCTAGAACCCGGGCTAGAAAGGAAACTAGTTCAGAAAACATGGAATTtaaacacgatcatgtcagtaaatgaatataattttgttctgggactgattattaaAACTACGTGTAGATATCATCATCATGCATTGCATGCATGGTATTGCCAGTATCTGTACAACACTCCCATCGGGACTCCCATAAGTAGTATAAACTCATGAAATGATTGGACTCAGTCTGCTTCCAAAATCtccaaaatcacaaatttaaatagcccgagcagggtcagaatttcgtttcacacAGTCCCAGGGGGTccactcatatataaaagttgtaagcatgcgtgtggatgcacttcagaaaagcacccttaacaaggacaaccattgtgtcttcaaaatagctcaaaatgacccttttaagggtcattttgacaatttaaaaatttaaaaagatttaaaaatccaacccttagcaaggatgcatgatcaattttgaagaaaaaaggaaaagacatcaactttcaaggtttcttatttcctttattaTACTCTAATTAGATACTTCCTAACTGGATTTGGCAGgctttagggggctggcattttcttcggaaggggggggtcacaaatatgtcggtgaccggagtcaatttttttatgacccccctatcgcgggcaaaaattTTACCACCCCCTATTATGGGTcgaaaaaattttatgaccccccccttccaactacacagactcaagaaaaattatccatTGCGGAACTAAGgccggagcgcgtcaaaacttaaaagtgaagaaagtgcgtggagcgcggtaaaatttttattgtaagtgtaaagaaggcgcgagcgtgtaaaaattttgcatagattgtacgcacatttcgactgcgaagttaaagaatgcgggcgcagcgcgcgaaaattttaagtcactagccctaaataattctataacccccctattttgggtgttaaaaaattataaccccctatttttggtctgaaaattctatgacccccagtatatttgtgaccccccttccgaagaaaatgccagcccccttaggcCTACTCGTTATcattattcaacataattatcgccTGCATTATAAGGGcagtagggcctaggcctatattttattatGACGATTGTAGGGGTAGGAATGTGATTAGATTTAACTACCCTTAGCACGGACacatggtgtcaaaaattacacccttatttgctataatcaatgattttgagacccttaacaCGTTGCACTAGAAAAAACCACCCATATTccgcgtttttgttcacacgcatgcttacaactttttatatgagtggcccccctgggcacACAGTTCgcaaatcaatcttgattcttgcagaataaatttgcgggaatcatttgattctcgcaaatcatcTTCTGTCTACAAACGTTTGCGAGAATTCACACAAacatatcaaaacgttagggtaccctaAGCATCATTActtattttcttatttcattccattaacaaccgCGCGTACCGTCCActgacatcaacaaaaatcaaacattttctcaaaacatttgtattactaaaatcacaactttgaaattattagTCATATATCACAGTCGATATACCAAAACAAACAtgagaatgtcctgcaatttatgatcgcatcgaaaataatgtagatgatattgtttactcccaaataatttttattcacctccacctttgtattaaaaatgttttgttttctgCCTGAAATCCACGTTTTTCAACTTTTCTATGATTTTCTACGTATTTTGACCATTGATCTCAAAGCGTTATAATGACATGGAACCATTGTATACCTGGTCGAGGTATCCAATTGAAGCTTGGGATGTTTCCAAGCTTATCATCTAAGAAAGAATCTGATTTGTCAAGTATCTCACTTTCGCCGGATCGCGTACagcgaaaaatctgaaaaaaattggtgcgAGCAAAAACCCAAATCACCTCTGCTTGAACTAGGTATATTGGTCTTTGCCGCATTCTGTACACAGTCCGTGCAGTGAGCCGGTTCGTATGTTGAGGTTTCACAAAGGTTAAAGATGGTAATCTGAGACTGCATTGAACTACACACAGAGATTGCGTTTGATCCCTATAAGCAGTTGGAAAGCAGTTATAAGTCGCAGTTTGTAATGGGTCTCTCAcagctaaaacgttttgatatgttctgtttacgagaatctttgcgagagtCTATTCTCActccgaaattctgaccctgcggaggtactcacacctccatcACTACGATTTCACTGACTTCTCCACTTCGAGAAACAACTACAtgtagggccatgatgtttcgggctaaaatttaaaaacaagcaaagaagTTAAAAACGGgcaaaggggctgtgcaataattatgagcctcccgggggtaaaatttccaaatggctcgccaaaaattgcttgccccccctctcggcttgccaaaaattgcttgcccccctttcggctcgccacaaatttcttgccctccccaggctcataattattgcacagcccctaagggaccgttcacaaacactttttaggggggcctgattaaaaaagggggccctgaaattttttgaccctcccaaggggtgggggcctgaaaaaaatgaccacaaattttcctgggaaaattgagtttatatgcttttctatggggttgaccgataattttcatgtcaaaaggggggggggcttgaCAAAAGGAGGGGGGCCAACAaatttttgtgatgaaatttttttgcatcagtccccccaacaagtgtttgtgaactgtcCCTAATTTACAaaactttttgtgtattttcttcTCAGATCCAGTCATCCAGTGGACCAAGGATAGAACCTGATGTGAAAACAGAGACAGCAACCTTTGCACTCAGCTGATTTTGGTTTCCCGAGGCACAGTATGGCTGTGTCCCGGGGGTGATTCGCACCAGGGTCGGGTTCACTGGAGGCTCTAAAAAAGGCGCTTCCTATTACGCTCTGTAAGTATACTCTAAACCATGCAGGTCTGTAGCCAGAATTTATGAGCTAAAAAGTGGATGTTTTAGTGAATTTTTCCTTTAAATAATGGataatttcaatgtttttcctggaaaaatgggccttttgttatttatactttttaaaaaagggcagattttcaatgttttttacagaaaaaaagtggacttttttttcggATTAGCATTGGGGTTGTACTTCTGGCTATGCCCTTTCTCTAAAAACAAGTGTCAAGATATGGAGTATaactttttaaaactaaaatgcTTATTATATCTACTTTTACACATAAAGAATAAGAGGCATTGCTTAAGATTTTAAACACCACATACAACACATGAGGAATTTTTGGGCGAGATTGAGTagtaaactgctatgcgataTACCAACTAAATTATGCCCTGCTAGCAAGGCACATTCAGGAGCTAACTGGTGTTAGTATTAGGGGGTGGTGCATTCTCTATCCTTTCCCCCAAATGAAATTGTAAATTGAAACCAAAGTGGATATGTAAATCTTTTGCCGCTCtttgctttaacatgtttaatagtaGGGGTTAAAATTGGTGTTAAATGTTCCTTGCATTTAGgggctgtgaaataattatgGGACCTAGGTAGAGTAAAATTGTGGGGTTTGCCATTtgacaaaaaaaaggggggggggaatttttggggcaagtgatttttggcacacacatTCATGAGGCATCTttgaaataaaatgctctaaaaatgcTAAggacagtacggaaatgcttaaatatgcaaattttcctgcttgctgcactCGTATGTGCAAAGAGGGAGGGGGCAAATGGTTTTTTGGCAGGCTGAAAGggcggggcaagcaatttttggtaggcCAAGAGGGGGCAAGTATTTTTTGGCaagctgtttggaaattttaccccccccccaggcattcataattattacacagccccttaggTAATATTATAATATTGGCTGGTACTAGGATGAAACTACTTaaaggaccattcacaaacacttgttaggggggcctgatgcaaaaaatttcattgtgaaaatttttcgggcccccgtTAAAGACCTcaacaatttcagggcccccttttgacatgaaaattatgggtcaaccccatagaaaagtatataaactcaattttcccaggaaaatttgtggtcatttttttcatggCCCCCTCTTAGGAGGGTAaacaattttcagggcccctttttgcatcaggccccctaacaagtgtttatgaacggtccctaaagaggTGTTGCAAAACATTTTGGTCAGGCTTGTGCACTATCTAAATACTGGAGTGCCCCCCTGATATATAGGCCCCCTAAAGCATACTGCATCACCAACATTTACGGGCTATTTACTTTGAACTTCTACTCTGTTGATTGTAAATATTCACAACCATTTATTACGACCACTTTTATCTAGAGCGTTTAAGGCTTGCTGATACAACCTATCTACAATCGATGCAAAATATCATGTAAATCTACATTCATTTACACTTACTATGCACTCATGGCAATGGCACTAcgaattaattcattaaaataaGTTCCgataaatatcaggataaatcGATAGTATACAGCTTGCGTAAAAATATTACGCCTTAAGTTGGGGGCGCCCTAGATAAAAGTGGTTGTCACGCATAGGCGGTAAACTGCCATGTATCATTTGTTTGTGTTGTCCGTCTGCTTTCAGTGGTGATCACACAGAATCAGTCGAAATCGAGTTTGATCCAGACAATCAAAGTTACGAGAAGCTTCTCAAGATGTTCTGGGCAAACCACGACCCGACTCAATGTCACAAACGCCAGTATATGTCAGCTATTTTCTACCATTCCGAGGAGCAGAAATCATTGGCCGAGAAGTCGAAAGATGAGCATCAGGAGACTATCAAACGTACCATTCAGACTAAGATTTTGCCGGCGGGGACATTTTATCAAGCTGAAGAGTAAGTGTAGATAATTTTCATTACTTCCAATCTGGTTTACTGGGACATTTGCGCCAGTGGCGgtgctatgggggggggggcaaggggggtatttgctccccaaatatttttcttgcccccccagtttaacccccacttttgaggcaaaaactgcaaaatcacacaaattgccactttttgcagcaattttgtgcaaaattggttgattttcccccctgaaattcactttgcccccacccccaattcctggtgccgccactgattggCGTgcttaaatttttaaaatttaaacaaactattttagcccaaaatgaaggtaaattttgcTATTCGATGGGCAATTGCATGTGAATCCGCAAAAACAGATTTGCAGATTggaatcaaatttgagatccTGGAATCACTACTTGTGAACTCAAACTTGGTAGCAATGATCATTGGGTGGGGACTTACACTTGACCCAAAGGATGTTGAAGTCAATGGTCGTCTtagggtcaaatgaggtcaatatAAAATTACTTAAAATCTAATTTTATCACTTGGAGTTATTCATGTGGGATGGGTCAAGTGGGGTGTGAATGacaataaggtcaaaggtcacccagGGATCATAAACACAATTTTTAtgaaatttcagaaaataaagTTGGAGGCATAGGAGACATGTTAAAAAACAACGAGAGGTCTTTCAAGGTCAAAGATTATCTAGAGGGTTAAATGTAAATTGCTCTGGTTTGACTGAAACTTGGTGGAACTAAACACAATATTTACCTGAGACTAATATTAGATTtatttttggggtgctgattttgaaagagtgaacatttttgtcaaaatttggacctttttggactgggggcagatttggacatttttggatcAAAAAGGCATACGCTCACAAATgggatttttgggtaaaaagggactttttgggcctttggcatttttttttgtggtgtGGGGCATTGCGTCCCCgcacccctggctacgggcctggtctCAGCATGGAAGTAGTAGATGGTCTCAGATATTACCAACAAAAATTTCAACGCTTCACATGAGACCTTTAACAAGTtcttttcttaaattttttttccAGCTATCATCAGAAATACATGCTTCGTAAACATCATGACCTCCTGAAGAGCTTGAACCTTTCTTCTAAGCAGATAATAACAAGCCACATGGCAGCAAGACTCAATGGATATATAGCTGGAATGGGAATGCTCAAAAACTTTGAAGCAGAACTGAACAATCTTGGTCTCAACGAAGAACAAACGCAATATGTTCGTGATCGGATTAGAAGGGGTGGTATGAATTAAGGGGACTATTATAATACTGTTTGGACATTTTATGGTGACAGTGGTGGtggcaggaatttttttttgggggggcagtgaatttcagggggcaaaatcaacaaattttgcacaaaagtaCTGTAAAtatggaaaaagatatgtcttgggcatagttttgaatgattcaagagAAGCAGCATTTTGATACAAACTGGTAAGGTattccacaaacgtggagctgCCTCTGAAAAGGCTCTATCTCCATCCCCCTTATTGGAAAGAGGCACCAAGAAGGAAATATATCTGCTGAACGGGTCTTCATTGCCCTCTCTGATGATCTTTTCACAGTGAGGCAGTTATTTATCTTGGACAGCTATCCAGTTACCCCGATAGctattgctttattccgtgtggtagtAACTGGATATTTGACCAAGATTATGCTCGCTGCACTGGGGAGAGAGCCCATTCAAAGATTCCAACACGTAAAGCAACGTCTTGTACACAATGCTCTCACTGACAGAGAGCCAGTGAAGTTGGCTCAAGAGAGGGGTAACATGATCAAATTTTGGTTTGTGATATATCAAACgtgcacacatttttttaaacaattcagaTCTTTCTTAGATATACCATTATAAAGCAACACATTACAATAATTAAGACATGATATAATAACAGTGCTAACACTAACAGTATTGTGATAAGTATCATGATCAATGTATGGGTGAATTCTGTATTGTTTCTTATCAGCCAGTTGATAGACTTGCCTAATTGAGGTACATGATCAGACATACACATATGATGATCGAAAACAACCCCAAGGTTCTGGACAGACATACATGAGATATCTCAACACCATCCAGAAGACTGATGTttgttctcagtcatccagtgcCACTATATATTGTAATAGGAATATTCAAAACTGTCAACTAGACCatgaagacataataatggtcACCAGGATTTCTATAGAATGTATGTCTCACTCACACCTGGCCTTACCACTTGTTTTTGGGGTGgtcaccaggcccgtacgcagggggaattttgaaaagtatacaaacagtcccaaaatttcaaaatttgcaaaTGTAGCAAGcataaaaaaatcaggttttgtacgcttttttggacaaaaaaggtccaaattttggtaagaaagtccacttttcacaaaattgccccccttggaaaaaagtccactttttcaaaatcagcaccccccaatgaaatcctgcatacgggcctggtgGTCACACATACATTGGGGTTTTTTAGTGTCAAATAGTTATATAAATGCTGAATAACCAATGTCTACAGTACTCTAATGCACaaaatagtttttgagaaaagtgtttCTGGAAATTAATTGAGATTATAAAACACCTTGAAAATAGCTCTTTTTCAATATTATCAATTTAATATTTGTATGCACAATagtattatattttatatattttgtatattaccaaaatattgaatttgaaacTGCTTTGTACTGGAGTTACTCAGAGGATTAAGTCGGATATACTGCATAATGACGCTGTGGAGTGAAGTCATTCATTGTAATGAAGCGCCATAGCTGAGAATCTCTTCAGGAACTGTTTATTTCCATCTGGGTCTCTTCAGTGACTAACcaatttcattttctttttaataaattgagtctaaataaaatgtaaaagtgCAAAGAAAAATAACTGATTGTCTATGTTATCATGGCTATGTCTCACGTCATTGCAGCATTTGTGGATGGCATACTTGGTAAGTTATCTACAGGGTCGGATttaccatgttttggaccaaaatatggtaatggcaaaaaatagcaaaaacaaaattagcccattacatagcaaaattccccttcctcacctcacctcacctaggctgtttcatcctctgtagtatgaagccctcttcaagaatcttccatttctgtctgtcttgcgcatcccttgcccaTGTGGTGCCTCTATATGCTGTTAAATCGTCTacgccatcttcgtctttgccttcctcttctacgctttcctgttcttggttgccactcggtgactctttttcgtccatctgttgtcgtttttttcttgccacatgtcctgcccatctccattttgcttcaccgatcctttccatgatgtctttgactccagttttatttcttatgtcactgtttctgATTTTGTCGCGTATAGTTATGTTCAGCATACGTCTTTCCATGGCTCGTTGTGTCGTGGTGAGTTTATGTTCCAGATCTTTAGTTGTCGACCAGGTTTCAGCGCCGTAGGTCATGGTGGGTAACACACATTGATCGTACATGCGCCTCCTCAATGTCATTGGTAGCTTTTTATCACAAAGGATGTCTTTGTACCTGCCAAAACAGcaccagccagccttgattcttagtaagacttcctctcttgtgttgtcctccattttgactgtcttgcccagatacttgtagctatctactttctcaatcggttcattgtcaatttcaatggactctgtagtgtcaaagttggtcatgtatttcgttttcctttgtgtatttttaatccaattttcctgctctcagtgttcaaactatttagctgaacttccaagtctttgactgatggtgatgtaagggctacatcatctgcaaacctCAGGTCAGTTAACCATTCTCCATCGATGTTGATACCTCTTTCGTCTAAATctagttgtttgaaaatttgttccatGGCAGCTGTGAATATTTTTGGAGAGATTGTGTCCCCTTGCCGTACTCCCCTCTTTATGTGGATGGGCTTGGAGACATCCTTATCTATGTGGATTGTAGCTGTGGCGTTTGTGTAAATGTCCTCCAGAATCTTAACATACCCTTCGTTGACTCCAATCCTTCTTAAGGCTGCAAATAAGTCACTGTGttccaccgaatcaaaagctttctcgtAATCTATATAGCCAATACAAAGCTTCAGCTGATACTCATTTGCTTTCTCAATCAGTTGGTTCAAAGCATGTAGATGATCAGTTGTTGAAAAGCCCTCTCTGAAGCCTGCCTGCTCTCTAGGTTGATTTTCATCCAAGATTCTCTTGATTCTATTCTGAATGATTAGTGTgaaaattttatatgcatgtgatAGCAGACTAATTGGTCGGTAGTTTTTGATATCCTCTTTATCTCCTTTCTTATGTAGAAGAATAATCTTAGCTTCCTTCCAGGCTGCTGGTATCT is a window of Amphiura filiformis chromosome 2, Afil_fr2py, whole genome shotgun sequence DNA encoding:
- the LOC140146628 gene encoding peptide methionine sulfoxide reductase-like → MFWANHDPTQCHKRQYMSAIFYHSEEQKSLAEKSKDEHQETIKRTIQTKILPAGTFYQAEDYHQKYMLRKHHDLLKSLNLSSKQIITSHMAARLNGYIAGMGMLKNFEAELNNLGLNEEQTQYVRDRIRRGGMN